The window TTTGCAATTAGGCCCTCACAATCACGCGTGGACAACCGGCCAATAATCTGAAGGCCCTTTAAAGTTTCAAAGGCCGGATAACATATTTAAATACCCCGTCTAAGCAGTTAATTTTTAATCTCATCGCATGATTACGCGAAATACGTGATGGTTTTAAGCTGAGTATATGGAAGGTTTTGCTTTTTactgtctctttttttttttttttttttttggtaacatttgaaatttgacttttatttatttatcatgaaaaaaatgaaatatttaaaatcttAGCCCTCAGCTAACGCTCCGACCAGCCCTTTCCCCACATATTCTCCAGCCTTCCCATCACGTATCACCCTCACCATCGTCCATCGCGTCGTGGGAGATAATGTGATTGAAGAGCACGGAACGGGCAAACAGGGCAATTGCATTTTCCTCCGAAGAGGCCTAGAGTCAATCCAACTCCCGGACAGAAAACGAACGAAATTAAAGCTGCAATCGAGAAGCATAACGAAGGCATCCAATCGCAACTCATTCACGAGTGCGAGAACCTGCTGTGGCCGCAAGATCCCATAACAAATAAAGCAATAGAACAAGCAACTCGAGGGCCAAATCACACCGGCTCTGCCGAAGCAGCTCGCGAAGCATTGCGATCATGTCCTTCTTCAGGAGGTGCCCGAAGGTGGAGCAGCAGCCCAGCACAAGCGACTGCAGGTCCTTGCTGCTGGACTGCTTTAGCGCCCGCACGACTCGGATGGCTTGAGGCTGAGGGTCCTCCCCTCTAGAGTGACTTTAGGCGTTTTATTTTACAACCCATTTTAGATTGGGCCTTCAAATTTGAGGTGCTCCATATATAACCTGTTTAAGCAATTTTGAGTTAATAAATGAGTTCAAAACCCATTTTAATAGACCTACAGCACTAAATATAAATAAGCTATAAGTCGGAACCAATTACCCGAATTAACCGTTTTGCCCcctttcaatttatttcatttttaaatgtaGTTTCTTGGAAGCCCCTAAGACTTTTAAGTCCAGATCCGTCCTGCTTTTATTTCTCCGCGCCATCAAGCATAAAAACTTCCATCTTTCGTAGTTGACCCAATCGAGGGAAGAAAATACTGGATACATGTACAATGTACATGCACGTGCCTCGCGTGCATGGGTGATATGATTAGCACGCCAACATGAAGCACGAGGGAATCTGGAAATTGATCGAAGGGCGAGATGCGTTTGTGGTCCAAATCGATGTTTCTGTCGAACTAATGTTCTAGTCATCGGGTCCCTCCGCCGACGCATAAAGCTTACAGTCTTATAGCCACTGGATAATCGCACATGAATTCACTGTTGTCGACCTCTGACCTTTAAGTGAGTGGTAGATTAGCTTTATTGATAAAGAAGGCATTGTCCCATGATGTGAACCACTGGGTTCGTGCTTTTGTTCTTCATCGATCCTGACCGTTATTCTGCATGTGATGATCGTTGATATACCGAAgaaatacagaaaaaaaaaaagatgtagaTTTTGGAAAGATTTCAATTTAGACGTCTCATCAACGTTGACACGTGCTTGAATGATTAGAAATCACTTGAAGCTTTGTGGTAGGATCATTCGACAAAAGTTCTTGGTTCTTTTGTCCATATTAGAATGAACTTCCTAAGGCAGCTTCGTGGTAGGACTAGtcaacaaaacttttttttcccactCGAGAAGAATTCTACGTCCGGATAATTTGACAAGGCAGGGAAGTCAAGTTCACATTGCAAGGTGTATATACATCGCACCATCATGTCTAAACACTTAAATTTTCAGGCAAGCCGCCTGAAATCCCAATTGCCTTCGAACCTATCTATTCTTTTTAGGtctcttttttctcctcccttttGTCACGTACCTGCTTCATCTTGCGCAAATTATGACTACAAACCCCGGAATGTCTTCACACCGTCGCCTTTGGATCGCTCTGCTTTTGCTCTCGGCGTCTGTTGCTACTGCACATGACTTAGACGATGTCGATATTCCAAAGCTGGGGATGTCCCGTCCAAAGTTCTTGCTAGACCCGGCACGCGCAGTTCAAGCTTTGGTCGCAGAGGACTTTGTGACTTTCTTCTACAACCAAACCCTCGATCATTTCAACTATAGACCAGAAAGTTACACTGCCTTCAATCAAAGATATGTGGTCAATTCCGAGTACTGGGGTGGCGCGGATTCTGGCGCACCGATCTTCGCCTTTCTTGGTGCAGAAGCACCCATTGATGGCGATATAGCTAATGCCGGGTTCCTCACAGATAATGCTGCTCAATTTAGAGCACTCCTGGTATACATTGAGGtaatttacaaaagaaaagtctgAAATCGCGTCACTACTCTTACTTGATGCTCTCACTGAAGTCCATTTATGTTGTAAAATTTATTATCCTTGTAGCATCGGTTCTATGGAAAATCTATCCCCTATGGAATGACATTAGAAAGAGCCCTTGGCGACGCCGACACCCGCGGATATTTCAGCTCTGCCCAAGCGCTCGCCGATTACGCGGAAATTCTCATCCACTTAAAGCAGAAATTGAAAGCCGAACATTCTCCTATAATTGTTTTTGGAGGATCGTATGGGGGAAGTAAGTGACTATATTCTCACTAACATCTTACACACcccacatacatacatatagcTTACATggtggttaatttccatttataAAACCCAGTTACAAAATGGGTCGAAAACTCTGAGTACTTACTTCattatgaatttcaatgaatATCAATCTTTAGTGTTAGCTTCGTGGTTCCGGCTGAAGTATCCTCACGTGGCACTTGGAGCTTTAGCTTCATCCGCCCCGATTCTCTACTTTGACGACATCATTCCTCAGGATGCGTACTATTCAGTAGTCGCAAAAAGCTTTTTGGTAAGATCTATTTGCTCTGTATTTTCCCCTTCTGTTTCCATTGCCATGCGTTTCTATGTTAAATCGATTGCCTAACAAATTTGTTCTACGAGATTTTGTAGGAAAGTAGTTCTTCTTGCCACCAAACGATAAGACAATCCTGGGAAGAACTCGATAGAGTTGCTTCTGAGCCTCGTGGTCTCACGAAGTTGAGCAACGCCTTCAAAACTTGCAGGTGGAAATGGCTTCTCTTTTAACTGATTCTGAATGTAATAATAAAAGCTCTAACTCTGTTATTTTCCTTCTGTTTAGTCCCCTGCAAAGTTCATCAGAGCTCAAGAAGTACCTGAAATTGCTGTACGTACAAGTGGTTCAATACAACGATCCATCCGCACAACCCTTGAAACTTATGTGCGATGCCATTAATGGAGCTCCTCCAAGAAAAGGCCTACTGCAGAAAATCTTCGCGGGCCTCGTTGCCATCAATGGCAACTTAACATGCTATGTCAATCCTTCTGGTTCGGATGCTCAAACTCCTTCGGGATGGTTTTGGCAGGTGGGTAATATGTACCTACCACCGATATATGCGACTTGCATTTTCATCACATTACTTTTTATTGCTTTGTTAGCAAAAATTAATAAGATGGTTGTCCCATCGAGTCAAGTCGAGTCAAATCAATATGATTATTCACTACTCAAGTCTAGCTCTTCTCAATTATCTGCTAACACCTACCTGCTAGTGGTGGGCTTGAATTTTGAGGCTCGAGTTCACCTGCATGAAGTGTTTTTAGGCTCAAGGCAAACCTAATTTCATCTGTTCTTGAAAAGCAAGTTTTAGCTTAAGAGTCATAAAAACTAAGCTCGAGGCTGGAAAGAAAGGATCAGATGTGTGCTTCTAATGTTTTTCTCCCCTCTTTTGGAATGATCTGATTCTCTAATGTCCTAAATGGCTAAAGATAGCTAAAGTACTTAGAAATCGATCCTGTTCTCAAACTATTCAGGGTGCAGTTGGACTCAAAAAGAATCGAGCTGAGTTTGATTAGGCAGTCCATAATGTATTTGAGCTCGAACACGCCATGCATAGTGGCTTGACTCTCTTACACCATATACTAAGAGAGATCTGcgcaattttccttttcttgagtCTACTTTTTTTCAGAGAAATATTCCTGCTCCTTTTGTTGGACTGAAGAGAGCTCGTCTGGCTTTTTGCAGACATGCAGTGAGATGGCGTTCCCTATCGGCATTACCAGAAACACTATGTTTCCACCAGAACCTTTCAATCTAAACAGCTTCAGCAATGCCTGCAAAAGTGAGTTCGGCGTCCCAGCTCGACCGCGTTGGGTCACTACCTATTTCGGCGGTCATGTAGGTCACTCtgcaaatcaaataaatttggctgtttttttttcctccctcttgTTGATCAATTTCTGCGCAAAACCAGAAGAAATGGCTTCAGACCTCAGCAATCCCAgatgttaattaaattttcactaATTTCCTCAGTGACGATGAAAAATTGCAGGACATAAAACTAATACTACATAGGTTCGCTAGCAATATAATATTCTCCAATGGACTTCAAGATCCTTATAGCAGCGGCGGGTATGTGCAGCATCGAAGCTTATAGGTTTTCTATGAAACATCACTTTCTTTATCAAGTTTAATGATGATTCACATTCATCAATTATATCATAGGGTCCTGAAGAATATTTCTAGCACCGTTGTCGCGATCTACACAGCCAAAGGTATATGCTCGACCTAATTTGTCTCGTACCAAAGTTATATACTGTTTTTGAACTCAGAAATTAATTCTCACTTtgatttgcaaaatattttctacGTAGGTTCTCACTGTTTGGACATACTCGGAGCTGACAAGAGCGATCCAGATTGGTTGGTCGAGCAGCGCAAAACCGAGGTCAAGATTATGAAAAAATGGCTCGCCAAGTACTATGCAGATCTACACGCTTTCGGAAATTGATCTCACATGTAAAAGTTATGAATATATAGTGGTAATATGACTAGGAATAAAGCTATTACATAAGTTTTGTACCATCTCGGCCAATTTGATCTCGAAGATTTACATCGTTCGCCGCAATAAACCTCATGGGTTTTTCTCGGATGCACTACCTCATCATTTATGCTTGCCTGGATAGTTTACCTATTTAGTTTATCCAATCAagatcaacaacaacaacaacaaaagcatTCCATAACTAtcttattaataaaaatattacatatttaaaaaataaaaggaaaagacgaataaatttattcatgatAATTATTACATATCACGCATCAGCTTATTTGGTAACCCAGGAAACCCCGAAAGCCGACAGCCGGCGGGAAGAACCTGAGGCTGACGCAAGCTGGCCACCACACTCACGCCAGTGGTTAAGTCACCAAGTAACGCCACTAGGATTTGAACTTGGCACCTTTCGTGGGAGGCACAAAGTTCAAACCAACTGTGCCACCGCAGTGGGTGGTATGAAAcgttaataatttatatctagaaTCTTGATAAATATTAAAGAGGACACGTATGTATGTGGATTCTGTTTGGATCCATTACAGGTAAAATCTTAATCAAGAGGGGAAACTTCATAGGTCTAATTTTAGGGAGAGAAATGTTTAAAATGCACCGAGGATGAATACTTCGAGTCATACAAAGTTAACTAATCAGTGTTTTTGTAGTCAAATTtaatgtatatttctttttgacTGAAACAACGACATAATTATTTACATAAGAATGACTTCTTTCCATCTCACCCAAAGCCAAACATTCGGCAAAACGAAACTGATGTATTGACATAAAACATGATACGTTCCTCATGTTTTACAAAAGGTTAATCCTCCTTATCCCCGCTGAGGCCTACAATGTGCAATCGACAAAATTAAAGGTGATCAAGACGTGTAGATCGGAGAAATCAGTTAAAAGAGACCCTCAATTACTGTCACGATATcaccaaaagaatttgaaaaatagGGATGCATTTGACCGAATCCAAGAGGCTCTTGAATGACTCATGATCTCCGGAGTCATGCTAGTTACAGTTATACATTATACACTTTAGCCAAAACATGTGTATGGAGCATTTACTTACAATAAAATTAACAACTATTTATTTTCTACATAGAATAGAGATTTCGTTTGGCTGAAGCGAGAAATAATAGACTTGATATTGCAATCAAACATACTCCTAGCAAACTATATTACATTTAGTGCTCCTAGCAAAAACTATATTAGATTGAGATCAAGTGGCTTCGCATGTATATGATATGTATATGATGTACGTAAGAATATTTAGAGAACAAGCGCTCAATTCCCGTAAACCATCGACCAGGACGGCAAATGCCTATATATGCTTATGAAGGTGTCTCGTTCCATGTCCTCCTTAGTTTGGAATTCTTCGTAAACATCCTTCTTGTACCCACTGCACACTATGACTCTTTCTTGGCTCTCTTCGATCGTCTCCTTCATTTTGTCCGCAGCATCAATTTCTGGACAGAGACTTTACACTCCAACGCTCAGTCTACACCGTGAAGACGTCCTTCGAGATACTAAACAGGCAATTAGGGATCCCGTAAAAAAACAACTTTAAaaccttcttcttcaaccaaacACTCGATCATTTCAACTACAAACCAGAGAGTTACACCACATTCAAACAGAGATAATTTATCAACTCCAACTACTGAGGCGGCGCGCATTCTAGTGCGCCGATCTTTGTTCTCCTCGGTACCGAATCACCACTCGACGAAGCCCCAGCCGTGGTTGGGTTTCTGACCCATAACGCCGCCCAATTCCAAGCTTTATTAGTTTATATTGAGGTAGTACATATGAGTTCTACTATTTCCTTCTAAGTCCATGCATGAATGTTCCTTTTGTCTAACCAAAGCTGCTAACCACGTAGTTAAATTCTTCTCTTCTCGtggatttttttcttgtcaGCACCGGTATTATGGTGAGTCAATTCCACTTGGGATGAGCTTCTAAGAAGCTCTCAAAGATCAAGATATTCGTGGGTATTTTGGCTCGGCCCAAGCTTTGGCCGATTATGCAGCCATTGTCATGCACGTTAAGGAGGAACGAAACGCCCATAAATCTCCAGTTATCGTGGTGGGAGGATCATAATGAGGAAGTAAGTGCATTGGGTATAATATCCCGTTAATATTTGTGAGCATCAACCGcggaatatattttttttttcccagtttGTGCTGCCTTCCAATTAGATTCAGTCTCATTCCAAACTTATTGTGCGTGTGCATATgttagaaacagaaaaaaggatCCTGAAAACTATATATACGCATTCCGAGACGGGTAAGTAAAATTACCGATAGTATAAATATTATGTAAAATATTCAGTTGTTACTACCCTTCATTATCCATGAAAATAACAGTCTCTTATTTACGTTAAAAAGATATATCATCTTATTATATTAAGTTCTTACATTCTAATAGCTAAAGCGAATTTTAGTGCTTGCTTCATGGTTCCTGCTAAAATATCCACATGGGGCCCTCGGAGCTCTAGCCTCATTTGGGTTGGCCTTGGCGGGTACACACTGTACCGATATCATGAACGGATCTTAGTTTACTACGATCAGTTGAAACCGACTTGGattgattatgaaaaaaaaagctaaTTTCAAACTCGAGTGATGAACGAACAACTCCAAGATTCGGCATAATATGCGGTTTTCTATAACAACTCCAGGATTGACCTGAAGAACTTATCCTACTGAAAATGGCATTCTTGGCAAAATATTTGCAGATGTTGTTTTCTATAACAATAACTCCACAAgatgttggaagtttgtttgtaaaacaaactaaaggtgcatttgtttcacagaaaacacaatgataaaggaaaatgttttctgggaaaacattttccaataatatggtttgttttcatttgtttggtgatgtataattgaaaaaaatttctaccaTTTGTatcccattaaaaaataatcacacttcatcacaagaaaaaaaaaatgaagaagcaaaaacTCACTGACCGTCCTTGTGGCCGATGACgggtgaagaagaagcaaaagaaaaaggaagaaaaagaaaaagaagcaaattcgaatttttatttttatttttaaaaaaatatccaaattttaattttttttttaaaaataaaaatttcaatttcaatttttttaaaatatatttcataagaataattgtttataaaccaagcatcaaatctaagctttggtAGATTCGAAAACGTTTTCCGGTCATTTCaaaggggaaatcattttcctgaatttaagttttgttaggaaaacattttccgttgactaggaaaaaaatttttctattgactcattttcctaagcgaCCCAAACGccagaaaatgaggaaaatgttttccttgaaaatgtaTTCTGTGAAACAAGCGTATCCTAAGTGTGTGTTttcttgtcccacatagaaGATGTGGGCCGGTTAATAAGTGTTAGCGCTCTTAAACGTgttcaaagaaaaaatattgggtatgggctaaatcccacaatactcGCATGTAGTTGCATGATTTTGGCGAGATTATTAGGCGCACTTATCATTAacccctttatttttattttatttcgtacggttatcttattaacatttattatttcaaaggttgttttttgtttactaagtatatttagaaattatgaaaaatctgagttttatttatttaaaatgtattatttttattatttcgaattttttatgtGTTTCTTTTCAAGACAGCCTTTGGAAATTTCACTTGTTTAGTTTGCAACAATTCCAGAAGGGTTgcgtttgttcattttgcaactcCTTAACGAAGGGATGTCTTTGTTCAATTTGCAACCTTTGGCAAAAAGTTATCTATGTtatttaagatcaatttataaatatatatgagatcattttcaagtcttttttccaaaattatagccatcttttcaattttttcctagAGAGATCCtgaaaaaatactaaaattgctatttagtaatctcatttgagattttgttatatcttgGAGGATATTTGCTAGTGATCATTGACAACTTTGTGGAGCAAataaatcctttaaaaaaaaaagtgatatcatgTATCAAAGTCTGACTTGATTGCTCTATtgccatatttttccaacacaTGCTATCTCAAATCCTCCCACTCATGTATATCCAGAGTACTTTGGGTTTGAGGTGGCAGGTATGGTACTCTATATCTTAATCTTTAAGCATTAAAGGAGGCCAATGGGCCTTGACAGTTTGGGAGGGCTTGGATAATGCATTTCGATGTCATGGGTGGATTCGAACCTGGTTGAGTTTTGATTACTTCTAAGCGGACAGCGTTAGGAAAACTGTTCCCTCTCTGCGTCCGAGTGATAATACAATTACGATCGACTTGGACAATGGCATTTTTGTTCCATTACAGGGATCATTAGGTCTATGCTCAGGCCGATCCAAGAACACCTATCaatcaattctattttaattGCACCACCCCCTTCTTGAAAAATTCCTTGTAAAATTTGGTAGCGTCTAACAAACTCACACTTCTATTGAACTAAAAGGGGGATTTGCTTCAAAGCTGCAGCGAAATGGCATGCCCCATCTTGACAAGATTCATTGATGAGCACAACTACTAATACGGCAGTCGGGCCTCTACTACGGTGATCATGTGTGACTTCCGGTAACTTGGAAAATATATGTTTGTCTCTTATTTCTATGACTAGATTAAACTAGTTTCTTTATATAAACTTTAAAGTAAACCtttcttctgttcaaaaaaaaagtaaacctTTCCATCGTTGTCGTCCACCTCGTCTTTTTTTAGCAGGATATATAGCTAATTCTATGTAGATTTGGTAGCAACGTTAATTGTCTCAAATGGAGATCT of the Eucalyptus grandis isolate ANBG69807.140 chromosome 10, ASM1654582v1, whole genome shotgun sequence genome contains:
- the LOC104421242 gene encoding lysosomal Pro-X carboxypeptidase, which encodes MTTNPGMSSHRRLWIALLLLSASVATAHDLDDVDIPKLGMSRPKFLLDPARAVQALVAEDFVTFFYNQTLDHFNYRPESYTAFNQRYVVNSEYWGGADSGAPIFAFLGAEAPIDGDIANAGFLTDNAAQFRALLVYIEHRFYGKSIPYGMTLERALGDADTRGYFSSAQALADYAEILIHLKQKLKAEHSPIIVFGGSYGGMLASWFRLKYPHVALGALASSAPILYFDDIIPQDAYYSVVAKSFLESSSSCHQTIRQSWEELDRVASEPRGLTKLSNAFKTCSPLQSSSELKKYLKLLYVQVVQYNDPSAQPLKLMCDAINGAPPRKGLLQKIFAGLVAINGNLTCYVNPSGSDAQTPSGWFWQTCSEMAFPIGITRNTMFPPEPFNLNSFSNACKSEFGVPARPRWVTTYFGGHDIKLILHRFASNIIFSNGLQDPYSSGGVLKNISSTVVAIYTAKGSHCLDILGADKSDPDWLVEQRKTEVKIMKKWLAKYYADLHAFGN